Proteins encoded together in one Bacteroides ovatus window:
- a CDS encoding Mfa1 family fimbria major subunit (Members of this family are fimbrial shaft proteins (major subunit proteins), found in the Bacteriodetes. The family is named for Mfa1 from Porphyromonas gingivalis, and is related to but distinct from the family of FimA from the species.), which translates to MKRFSKLMSLLLFAAVTQYSCINDADVVIADDTHSESNGNLALFFEIPNVATSRSAESSGVTTEGSKEEYAVKSLTVYLFDSTTKTLKDQQELKNINRAVTSGQNIQYTADKITVNPGTYNIFAIANGKAITGNISTQEAFLNAVDAVTYSAGKIPSVPENGFVMTNRGAANLNVEVKKPTDSDKVTSVSIGLERVVAKVELTQTQETFPLTDPSGKTYCTIKLNNFRMLNLATQFYTFRHTAVLNSFQEPDSYTDENFGDINDNNGYVIDPYFFKKTVENAGDFTNADGFFAQALVQLDINDGNWAGMAQANSWSHIYCLENCMFLDAQLNAYSTGVMFKANMDIAPDRVFNENGDVVSNQSNWPTNMFYFNYNFYTSVDAIRKLVLNNLPDDVTDNSTTEELARYSIKRFKKTENYSCYYNYWIKHLDNNSPEMGVMEFGIVRNNIYRLSVNKIAGLGSGEPFIDPDQPDEYKAELDINFNVFPWAVRNQDVELE; encoded by the coding sequence ATGAAAAGATTCAGTAAATTAATGTCACTGCTTTTATTCGCAGCAGTCACACAGTACAGTTGCATCAATGATGCAGATGTTGTCATCGCCGATGATACTCATTCAGAGTCAAATGGCAATCTCGCCTTGTTCTTCGAGATTCCAAACGTTGCTACCAGTCGAAGTGCCGAATCGTCCGGCGTTACCACCGAAGGTTCTAAAGAAGAATATGCGGTAAAGAGTCTCACTGTTTATCTATTTGACTCGACCACAAAAACGCTCAAAGATCAGCAGGAACTGAAGAACATCAACCGGGCAGTTACGAGCGGTCAAAACATACAGTACACCGCCGACAAAATCACTGTAAATCCGGGAACTTATAACATCTTTGCCATAGCTAACGGAAAAGCAATCACAGGAAATATCAGCACACAAGAGGCTTTTCTGAATGCAGTTGATGCCGTAACTTACAGTGCAGGAAAAATTCCAAGCGTACCCGAAAACGGTTTCGTTATGACCAATCGTGGAGCTGCCAATCTGAACGTTGAAGTGAAAAAACCTACAGACTCCGATAAAGTGACTAGTGTATCCATCGGTCTTGAACGCGTGGTTGCCAAAGTTGAACTGACTCAAACACAAGAAACTTTCCCACTAACAGACCCATCCGGAAAGACCTACTGTACAATCAAACTGAACAATTTTAGAATGTTGAACTTGGCAACCCAGTTTTATACTTTCCGCCATACAGCAGTACTGAACAGTTTTCAGGAACCAGACTCATATACTGATGAAAACTTCGGTGATATCAACGACAACAATGGTTATGTTATCGATCCTTATTTCTTCAAGAAAACAGTGGAGAACGCCGGGGACTTTACAAACGCCGACGGTTTCTTTGCACAAGCTCTAGTACAGTTGGATATCAACGACGGCAACTGGGCAGGCATGGCTCAAGCTAACAGCTGGTCACATATCTACTGCCTGGAAAACTGTATGTTCCTTGACGCCCAACTGAATGCATACAGCACGGGAGTTATGTTCAAAGCCAACATGGATATTGCCCCCGACCGCGTTTTCAATGAAAATGGCGATGTAGTTAGCAATCAGTCCAACTGGCCGACTAATATGTTCTACTTCAATTACAACTTTTATACCAGTGTAGATGCAATCCGTAAACTAGTCCTTAATAATTTGCCCGACGATGTCACTGACAACTCGACAACAGAAGAGCTAGCTCGATATAGTATCAAACGTTTCAAGAAAACGGAAAACTACTCTTGTTATTACAATTACTGGATCAAACACCTTGATAATAATTCTCCGGAAATGGGTGTCATGGAATTCGGTATCGTACGCAACAATATATACAGATTGTCAGTCAACAAAATTGCAGGACTCGGTAGCGGCGAACCTTTCATCGACCCGGATCAGCCGGATGAATATAAAGCCGAACTAGACATCAATTTCAATGTTTTTCCGTGGGCCGTACGTAATCAAGATGTAGAACTTGAATAA
- a CDS encoding DUF3868 domain-containing protein, whose protein sequence is MKTKAFIFFSLLICNLLPAQNIKLDITPHFLGVRADSLLLSMDVSVEIENMESKNAVRLTPVLTGQERKILLPSILLNGKQKQKLYLRNQILRKKSEHKEENATYLVAGIDESHSRTIAYRTSLPAEDWMNHATLLLRRTIIRPEGEQALKDTLLITSQPAALPSSQKNPDEVTSTAENTSPADMTTTKMKYKGSYVSPATDDVDIRNQKELNFNLEEAKIMADVNPQMLSLRELYTVALSYADNKAKFYQIINISVKLYPVHPIANLNAAAAAIEQGDTQSISKFLSMAPHDSLAYKNCRGVYELMTGNTYEGIRMLKAAKTEGSEEASYNLNVFFENNKRP, encoded by the coding sequence ATGAAAACGAAAGCATTCATATTTTTCAGCTTATTGATATGCAATCTACTCCCGGCACAAAACATTAAACTGGATATTACTCCACACTTTCTCGGAGTGCGGGCAGATTCATTACTTCTCTCCATGGATGTATCGGTAGAGATAGAAAATATGGAGTCTAAAAATGCCGTCAGACTAACGCCCGTCTTAACCGGACAGGAAAGAAAAATCTTACTACCTTCCATCTTATTAAACGGCAAACAAAAACAAAAATTATATCTGCGTAACCAGATATTACGAAAAAAAAGCGAGCATAAGGAAGAGAACGCAACCTACCTCGTTGCCGGTATCGACGAAAGTCATTCCCGCACCATCGCTTACCGAACTTCGTTGCCCGCAGAAGATTGGATGAACCACGCAACTCTCCTCCTTCGGAGAACAATCATCCGTCCTGAAGGTGAACAAGCGTTGAAAGATACTTTACTCATTACATCTCAACCTGCTGCACTCCCATCCTCCCAAAAGAATCCGGACGAGGTTACGTCAACAGCAGAAAACACGTCTCCAGCTGATATGACAACCACAAAAATGAAATATAAAGGTTCGTATGTTTCCCCGGCTACGGATGATGTAGATATACGAAACCAGAAAGAGTTGAATTTTAATCTTGAAGAAGCTAAGATTATGGCTGATGTCAATCCACAAATGTTGTCGCTCCGCGAACTCTATACCGTAGCTCTGTCGTATGCAGATAACAAAGCTAAGTTTTACCAAATTATTAACATCAGTGTCAAACTGTATCCTGTACACCCCATCGCCAACCTAAACGCTGCCGCTGCTGCCATCGAACAAGGAGACACTCAATCAATAAGCAAGTTTTTATCGATGGCTCCTCATGACAGCCTTGCTTACAAGAATTGTCGGGGTGTATATGAGCTGATGACTGGAAACACATACGAAGGTATTCGCATGTTAAAGGCTGCTAAGACAGAAGGTTCCGAAGAAGCTTCTTACAATCTGAATGTATTTTTTGAAAATAATAAACGTCCTTAA
- a CDS encoding C10 family peptidase, translating to MRKNIFICIIFTVSISACTEELDKEIKIEANSSLYDLSESEALAIAKTFHESVTSEPQTRDNYTAFDVKSTYRLHASEKTRALSSEELPLVYEIEINNGLENGRIIVSGDKRFQEVLAYMPSFNDSLYQVSLGPNIMMQMAKNTLLDKIQNYKNALSTRSYPVDPIPGEVSVMIVPFCSTQWSQSAPHNRLLPKAWVQYAEGIGSRPGSAWYDNYYTGEAVISIAQAMAYLQPYISINGVYINWETLIMEKNDTVPEWWELAGILSKYIYDTIGTYPVWGKAYDDKWPQSSIVNAVVAMETPTDKISAALNSSQCGLFCDKDQSWNLDIVKKSLLSLYPVLVGDRNRLAFLVDGYAINEDNSTYLHCNFSKNTNFDGYFLVNNDGGITFELNGLKYKDVNLGIIANIRNK from the coding sequence ATGAGAAAAAACATATTTATATGTATCATTTTTACTGTATCAATTTCAGCATGCACAGAGGAACTAGACAAGGAAATTAAGATAGAAGCTAATAGTAGCCTTTATGATTTGTCAGAAAGTGAAGCACTTGCAATTGCCAAAACATTTCACGAATCTGTAACATCCGAACCACAAACTAGAGATAATTATACCGCATTTGATGTAAAAAGCACATACAGACTACACGCTTCTGAAAAAACAAGAGCTTTATCAAGTGAAGAACTCCCCTTGGTTTATGAAATAGAGATAAATAATGGTCTGGAAAATGGAAGAATTATTGTTTCTGGAGATAAAAGATTTCAAGAAGTACTCGCATATATGCCTTCATTCAATGATTCGCTTTATCAAGTCTCCTTAGGGCCGAATATTATGATGCAAATGGCGAAGAATACTTTATTGGATAAAATCCAAAACTATAAAAACGCATTGTCTACACGTTCTTACCCTGTTGACCCTATACCAGGAGAAGTAAGTGTGATGATTGTGCCTTTCTGTAGCACCCAATGGTCACAAAGTGCACCACACAATCGTTTATTACCCAAAGCATGGGTACAATATGCTGAAGGAATCGGAAGTAGACCGGGATCGGCATGGTATGATAACTATTATACAGGAGAAGCGGTTATAAGCATTGCTCAAGCAATGGCTTACCTACAACCATATATAAGCATTAACGGAGTGTATATTAATTGGGAAACATTAATTATGGAGAAAAACGACACAGTACCCGAATGGTGGGAGTTAGCAGGAATTTTATCCAAATACATATATGACACTATTGGAACATATCCAGTATGGGGCAAAGCCTATGATGACAAATGGCCACAATCTTCTATTGTAAATGCCGTTGTTGCCATGGAAACTCCAACAGATAAAATATCTGCAGCCTTGAATTCTTCTCAATGTGGGCTGTTTTGTGATAAAGATCAGAGTTGGAATTTAGATATAGTAAAAAAGTCGTTACTTTCTCTATATCCTGTTTTAGTAGGAGATCGAAATAGACTGGCTTTTCTAGTAGACGGTTATGCAATTAATGAAGATAATTCAACTTACCTCCATTGCAACTTTAGTAAAAATACAAATTTTGATGGATATTTCTTAGTTAATAATGACGGAGGAATTACATTTGAACTTAATGGATTAAAATATAAAGATGTAAATCTTGGGATAATCGCCAACATAAGAAACAAATAG
- a CDS encoding acyloxyacyl hydrolase has translation MIRNRNAIRLLCLFCLLVYPAINANLEAQTIIGQRNDSVSHSLIRHQLGFDIRPGYIVSTHSFLQGDNMQQKKIDQSLSFHLKYAFRFSKESNLGRLFPHTYQGIGVSYQTFFSPVELGNPVSVYAFQGSRIAQLSPRLSLDYEWNFGASFGWRKYDELSNPQNVLIGSKINAYINLGFLLNWQVHKYWKLAAGVDLTHFSNGNTHYPNGGLNVIGGRIGIVRTLDADEAPGSITPRRLFIKPHVSYDLVIYGATRKRGLIGDDVSSMIPGSFGVVGINFAPMYNFNNYFRAGLSADAQYDESANLKEYRVGEFYSSDLKFHRPPFRKQFAMGLSLRAELVMPVFSINVGVGRNLIYSGGDMKGFYQILALKTYITRHLFLHVGYQLSKFKDPNNLMLGLGYRFHDKR, from the coding sequence ATGATTAGAAATAGGAACGCCATACGGTTGCTGTGCCTCTTTTGCCTTCTGGTATATCCGGCAATCAACGCAAATCTGGAAGCCCAGACAATCATCGGACAACGGAACGACAGCGTCAGCCATTCCCTGATCCGCCATCAGCTTGGCTTTGACATTCGTCCGGGCTATATCGTCTCCACCCATAGTTTTCTGCAAGGAGACAATATGCAGCAAAAGAAAATCGACCAATCGCTTTCTTTCCATCTCAAGTACGCTTTCAGATTTAGCAAAGAATCCAATCTCGGCAGGCTCTTTCCTCATACCTATCAGGGCATTGGCGTTTCCTACCAGACCTTCTTTAGTCCCGTTGAATTGGGAAATCCGGTGTCGGTATACGCTTTTCAGGGGTCACGTATCGCGCAACTGTCGCCCCGTCTATCGCTCGATTACGAATGGAACTTCGGAGCTTCTTTTGGCTGGAGGAAATATGACGAACTATCCAATCCGCAAAACGTGTTGATTGGCTCCAAGATCAATGCGTACATCAATCTCGGCTTTTTGCTGAACTGGCAAGTTCACAAGTACTGGAAACTGGCGGCAGGTGTAGATCTCACCCATTTTTCCAATGGAAACACGCATTATCCTAATGGCGGTCTTAATGTTATTGGAGGAAGAATCGGCATCGTACGCACTTTGGACGCGGATGAGGCACCCGGTTCCATCACTCCTAGACGGCTCTTTATAAAGCCTCACGTCAGCTATGACTTGGTGATCTACGGAGCCACCCGCAAAAGAGGACTGATTGGAGACGATGTGTCGAGTATGATTCCTGGTTCGTTCGGTGTGGTGGGCATCAATTTCGCCCCGATGTATAATTTCAACAACTATTTTCGGGCAGGGCTTTCTGCGGATGCGCAATATGATGAAAGTGCCAATCTTAAGGAGTATAGAGTGGGCGAGTTTTACTCAAGCGATTTGAAGTTTCATCGTCCTCCTTTCCGTAAGCAATTTGCCATGGGGTTATCTCTTCGGGCAGAACTGGTGATGCCTGTTTTTTCTATCAATGTCGGTGTCGGTCGGAATCTGATATACAGCGGTGGTGATATGAAAGGGTTCTACCAAATTCTGGCTCTCAAGACTTACATTACACGCCATTTGTTTCTGCATGTAGGGTATCAGTTGAGCAAGTTTAAAGACCCCAACAATTTGATGCTGGGGCTTGGATATAGATTTCATGATAAACGATGA
- a CDS encoding DUF3868 domain-containing protein, which yields MKTGGTFIIAAILFLSLQAQTPVTGDDGTVRATSSSLHKAGKELLVSIEIEITRDFLPNESMTLVPVVSDSLEHRLELPAIYINSRKQHIIFLREAGKKEKEAEALQRKNGSRQTMHYLQSVPFESWMNHATLSLVEKSCGCGIPGEENLTCIARLHPQPTPIPQLVFLTPQVETSKIREEKGCAFIDFPVNVTAIYETYSNNTVELNKIIETINTIKNDTNVTITHISIHGYASPDGPYRLNEKLARERTQSVKEYVNQLYAFDGAHIQTDYTPEDWEGFEALLCDTTFQEKEAIIKTITSDIHPDSKERKLKKHFPAFYDFVLKHWFTLLRHSDYTIEYRVRPFTLAESRKVFTTNPKNLSLEEMFRLALASTPGSETYNQIFMTAVQLFPDNPTANLNAACIALMQRDVQTAATYLEKAPKVPETILAKGVLCFLKNNYEEAEYLFRQAQKAGLSQADNNLQLVRALK from the coding sequence ATGAAAACAGGAGGAACTTTTATCATTGCAGCCATCTTATTTCTTTCTCTTCAGGCACAGACACCTGTAACAGGAGATGATGGCACTGTTCGAGCCACTTCCTCCAGCCTGCACAAGGCCGGGAAAGAATTACTGGTTTCTATTGAAATAGAAATCACCCGTGACTTCCTGCCCAATGAATCAATGACATTGGTACCTGTTGTCAGTGACAGTTTGGAACACCGGTTGGAATTACCAGCTATCTATATCAACAGCCGAAAACAACACATCATATTTTTGCGCGAAGCCGGCAAGAAGGAAAAAGAAGCCGAAGCATTGCAAAGAAAAAACGGAAGTCGGCAGACAATGCATTATCTGCAATCTGTACCTTTCGAAAGTTGGATGAATCATGCCACTCTCTCACTCGTTGAGAAAAGCTGTGGCTGTGGGATTCCGGGTGAAGAAAATCTCACTTGTATCGCCCGTTTACACCCACAGCCAACCCCTATTCCACAACTCGTATTCTTGACTCCCCAAGTGGAAACCTCGAAAATCAGAGAAGAAAAAGGGTGCGCGTTTATTGATTTTCCTGTCAATGTGACTGCTATATACGAAACGTACAGCAACAATACAGTAGAACTGAATAAAATTATTGAAACAATCAACACCATTAAAAATGACACCAACGTTACCATCACACACATCAGCATTCACGGCTACGCTTCACCCGACGGACCTTACCGACTCAATGAGAAGTTGGCCCGTGAACGTACTCAATCTGTGAAAGAGTATGTAAATCAGCTATATGCATTCGACGGAGCGCATATCCAGACAGACTATACTCCTGAAGATTGGGAAGGATTTGAAGCTCTTCTCTGTGATACGACTTTTCAAGAGAAAGAAGCGATAATAAAAACCATAACAAGCGACATTCACCCCGATAGCAAGGAGAGAAAGCTAAAAAAGCACTTCCCTGCATTCTACGATTTTGTCCTGAAGCATTGGTTTACTCTACTTAGACATTCCGACTACACTATTGAGTATCGTGTACGCCCGTTTACTCTTGCAGAATCCCGGAAAGTCTTTACTACAAACCCTAAAAATCTGAGTCTTGAAGAAATGTTTCGTCTCGCACTTGCCAGTACACCTGGAAGCGAAACTTATAATCAGATTTTCATGACTGCCGTACAACTATTTCCCGATAATCCCACAGCCAACCTGAATGCCGCCTGCATAGCCTTGATGCAAAGAGACGTCCAAACAGCTGCCACTTATTTGGAAAAAGCTCCGAAAGTACCGGAAACAATATTAGCAAAAGGAGTTCTATGCTTTCTTAAAAACAACTATGAAGAAGCAGAGTACTTATTCAGACAAGCTCAAAAAGCAGGACTATCACAAGCGGATAATAATCTGCAATTAGTCCGTGCACTAAAATAA
- a CDS encoding DUF3575 domain-containing protein codes for MTHKPNISKNERSAASNRWRHAANIKHGLAIIAFVACILPASNLCGQNIAIKSNLLYDLTTTLNMGGEVRCDDTHTISLSLNYNPWNFGGNKKMKHFLLQPEYRKWFNEVFTGSFIGFQLHYALFNFGGMLPWGFNNGKMLGIENRQIAHNRYQGNLAGFGISYGYQWIISPQWNLEAGISLGYAHLNYKRYGQSEGAALLEKSSCNYWGPTQAGISIIYFIR; via the coding sequence ATGACACACAAACCCAATATCAGCAAAAATGAAAGGTCTGCTGCCAGCAACAGGTGGAGACATGCAGCAAACATTAAACATGGGCTAGCCATCATTGCCTTTGTTGCATGTATTCTGCCTGCTTCGAACCTTTGCGGACAAAATATAGCCATTAAAAGCAATCTGCTTTACGATCTAACCACTACTCTCAATATGGGAGGAGAAGTGCGATGTGACGATACGCATACCATCAGCCTTTCCCTCAATTACAACCCCTGGAACTTCGGAGGGAACAAAAAGATGAAGCATTTCCTGTTGCAGCCAGAATACCGTAAATGGTTTAATGAAGTATTCACAGGAAGTTTTATCGGCTTTCAGCTACACTATGCTTTGTTCAATTTTGGAGGAATGCTCCCCTGGGGATTCAACAATGGGAAAATGCTGGGTATTGAGAACAGGCAGATTGCTCACAACAGATATCAAGGCAATCTGGCGGGTTTCGGCATTTCCTACGGTTATCAATGGATAATCAGCCCTCAATGGAATCTGGAAGCTGGAATCTCACTCGGATATGCACACCTTAACTATAAACGCTACGGACAGTCTGAAGGTGCAGCCCTATTGGAAAAATCAAGCTGCAACTACTGGGGACCTACACAAGCAGGAATATCAATTATATATTTCATCCGATAA
- a CDS encoding DUF3575 domain-containing protein, translating into MKYFLFLFLFLSVGWLHCRSQRVAVSVNALPAIDGAFEAGVSYAIRNKSTVELTGSLRPWKREEKYVNRYWLIQPEYKYWTCQKFNGFFWGAYLNGAQFNIGGKKLPFGIFAGLKKYRYEGWLAGGGISAGYHWMLDNHWNIETSLGVGYDFIRYKQYNCVKECAGLRDKGDYHYIGPSKASISLVYLF; encoded by the coding sequence ATGAAATATTTCTTATTCTTATTCCTATTCTTATCAGTTGGTTGGCTCCACTGTCGCTCACAGAGAGTAGCAGTCAGCGTGAATGCGCTTCCGGCAATAGATGGGGCTTTCGAAGCCGGAGTCTCCTATGCCATAAGAAATAAAAGTACAGTTGAACTGACCGGCAGTCTGCGACCATGGAAACGGGAAGAGAAATATGTGAACCGCTATTGGCTGATACAGCCAGAATATAAATACTGGACTTGCCAGAAGTTTAACGGCTTTTTCTGGGGTGCTTACCTCAATGGGGCACAATTCAATATCGGAGGGAAAAAACTGCCTTTCGGTATATTCGCCGGGTTGAAAAAATACAGATATGAAGGATGGCTGGCAGGTGGAGGTATCAGTGCCGGATATCACTGGATGCTGGATAATCATTGGAATATAGAAACAAGTCTGGGAGTAGGATACGATTTTATCCGCTACAAGCAGTACAACTGCGTCAAGGAATGCGCCGGATTACGAGACAAAGGTGATTATCATTACATAGGGCCTAGTAAGGCTTCAATAAGTTTAGTTTATCTATTTTAA
- the recO gene encoding DNA repair protein RecO, with the protein MLQKTKGIVLHTLKYNDTSIIVDMYTELSGRASFLVTVPRSRKAAVKSVLFQPLSFIEFEADYRPNATLYRVKEAKSFYPFSSIPYDPYKSSMALFLSEFLYRAIREEAENRPLFAYLQHSIIWLDECGEGFANFHLVFLMRLSRFLGLYPNLEDYHTGDYFDLLNACFTSIRPQLHSSYINPEEAARLRQLMRMNYETMHLFGMSRAERTRCLTIMNDYYRLHLPDFPALKSLEVLKELFD; encoded by the coding sequence ATGCTGCAGAAAACGAAAGGAATAGTTCTTCATACGTTGAAATACAATGATACTTCTATCATTGTAGATATGTATACGGAGTTGTCCGGCAGAGCTTCTTTTCTTGTAACAGTGCCTCGTTCGCGAAAAGCGGCTGTGAAATCCGTACTTTTCCAGCCGTTATCTTTTATCGAGTTCGAGGCTGACTATCGGCCTAATGCGACACTTTATCGTGTGAAGGAAGCGAAATCCTTTTATCCATTTTCTTCCATACCTTATGATCCGTATAAGTCTTCGATGGCACTTTTCCTGTCGGAGTTTCTTTACAGGGCTATCCGGGAGGAGGCAGAGAACCGTCCGTTGTTTGCCTATCTGCAACATTCTATCATTTGGCTGGACGAGTGTGGAGAGGGATTTGCCAATTTTCATCTGGTTTTTCTGATGCGTCTTTCGCGTTTTCTGGGGCTTTACCCGAACCTGGAAGATTATCATACCGGCGATTACTTCGATTTATTGAATGCCTGTTTCACTTCCATTCGTCCCCAATTACATTCTTCTTATATCAATCCTGAAGAGGCCGCCCGTCTCCGTCAGTTGATGCGCATGAACTATGAGACCATGCATCTTTTTGGTATGAGCCGTGCGGAGCGTACTCGTTGCCTGACGATTATGAATGATTATTATCGTTTGCATCTGCCTGACTTCCCGGCATTGAAATCACTGGAGGTATTGAAAGAACTGTTTGATTAA
- a CDS encoding tyrosine-type DNA invertase cluster 3b → MKRKSNKNGFTGCAKAYIRNLQEEGRYSTAHVYKNAILSFTRFCGTPSITFGQITRDSLRRYGQYLHEHGLKPNTVSTYMRMLRSIYNRGVEAGVARFIPRLFRDVYTGVDVRQKKALPVSELHTLLYKAPQSQHLIRTQAIARLMFQFCGMPFSDFAHLEKSALEDGILRYNRIKTGTPISLEILDTSKKEINKLRNSNPPREDCPDYLFNIMRGDKRRKEEGIYKEYQSALRRFNNQLKSLSRKLNLKSPVSSYTIRHSWATNAKYQGIPIEMISESLGHKSIKTTQTYLKGFGLKKRTEANQLNCFYVESYNTSHQ, encoded by the coding sequence ATGAAACGAAAAAGTAATAAAAACGGATTTACCGGATGCGCCAAAGCATACATCCGGAATTTACAGGAAGAAGGTCGTTATTCGACAGCACATGTGTATAAGAATGCAATTCTGTCATTCACAAGGTTCTGTGGTACTCCCAGCATAACTTTCGGGCAGATCACTCGCGATAGTTTGAGACGATACGGACAGTACCTCCACGAACATGGGTTGAAGCCAAACACAGTTTCGACCTATATGCGTATGTTGCGCAGCATCTATAATCGTGGTGTAGAAGCAGGGGTAGCCCGCTTTATCCCCCGGCTGTTTCGTGACGTATACACTGGCGTAGATGTACGACAGAAAAAGGCGCTCCCGGTCAGCGAACTGCATACACTTCTCTACAAAGCCCCTCAATCCCAACACTTAATCCGTACGCAAGCTATCGCACGGTTGATGTTCCAATTCTGCGGTATGCCGTTCTCTGATTTCGCACATTTAGAGAAATCGGCATTGGAAGACGGAATCCTTAGATACAATCGTATAAAAACAGGCACACCAATAAGTCTTGAAATCCTGGACACCTCCAAGAAAGAGATAAACAAACTGCGTAACAGCAATCCACCGAGAGAAGATTGCCCAGACTACCTATTTAATATAATGAGAGGAGATAAGAGACGAAAAGAAGAAGGCATATATAAGGAATATCAGTCAGCCCTCCGCCGATTCAACAATCAATTAAAAAGCCTGTCAAGAAAACTAAACCTAAAATCACCTGTCAGTTCATATACCATCCGGCATTCTTGGGCAACAAATGCCAAATACCAGGGAATCCCTATTGAAATGATCAGTGAATCACTAGGACATAAATCTATAAAAACCACACAAACTTATCTGAAAGGTTTTGGTTTGAAGAAAAGAACAGAAGCCAATCAATTGAATTGTTTTTACGTAGAATCTTACAACACAAGTCATCAATAA